Proteins encoded by one window of Bacteroidia bacterium:
- a CDS encoding pitrilysin family protein: MNRALEPEVSLPDNITFLQPEKIQLANGIPAYLICAGEQEVVKLEVVFNAGVWYGDYALVASAVNSLLQAGTKSKTAFELSQAFDQYGAYLQTEVSLDIAVVRLFTLTKFVPETFPLLLEIIQESVFPKNEIDLFQEQGIQQLRINNQRVEYTARGLFSKALFPGNHHYGRIIEESDYLCLNPSLITDWHNCYYTPDNCFLVLSGLFTQKEVEVLNNVFGRWTVGKEVQRKDTASLDEAYQAVEKHVEKQDAVQTAIRIGCRAPNKLDEDYVPLMVLTTILGGYFGSRLMRNLREEKGYTYGVGCSLVSHIRGGYLVISTQVGKPYLADSLAQINLEINNLKDQLVKDEELSLVKNYLSGVFLRSLDGTMAVSDRLKSVVVYGQTMDFYKDYLQKVKNTNSCELQSLALKYFNSKMTWITVG; encoded by the coding sequence ATGAACAGAGCGTTAGAACCGGAAGTAAGTCTTCCGGACAATATTACTTTTTTGCAACCTGAAAAAATACAATTGGCTAATGGCATTCCAGCCTATTTGATTTGTGCAGGTGAACAAGAAGTGGTAAAACTTGAAGTTGTTTTCAATGCAGGAGTCTGGTATGGTGATTATGCCTTAGTAGCTTCAGCAGTAAACTCCTTGTTGCAAGCAGGAACAAAATCCAAGACAGCATTTGAATTATCACAGGCATTTGATCAGTATGGAGCGTATTTGCAGACAGAAGTCTCTTTAGATATTGCAGTGGTGCGGTTATTTACTTTAACAAAATTTGTTCCTGAAACTTTTCCTCTTTTGCTTGAAATCATTCAGGAATCTGTTTTTCCGAAAAATGAAATAGATTTATTTCAGGAGCAGGGAATACAACAATTAAGAATTAATAATCAAAGAGTAGAGTACACGGCAAGAGGTCTGTTTAGCAAGGCACTTTTTCCGGGCAACCATCACTATGGACGTATCATTGAAGAGTCTGATTATTTATGTCTGAATCCAAGCCTAATTACTGATTGGCACAATTGCTATTATACGCCTGACAATTGTTTTTTGGTATTAAGTGGACTTTTTACTCAAAAAGAAGTTGAGGTTTTAAACAATGTTTTTGGCAGGTGGACGGTAGGAAAAGAAGTTCAAAGAAAAGATACAGCCAGTTTAGATGAGGCCTATCAGGCTGTTGAGAAACATGTCGAAAAGCAAGATGCCGTTCAGACCGCCATTCGAATAGGGTGTCGGGCACCAAACAAACTTGATGAAGATTATGTTCCTTTAATGGTGCTGACAACCATATTGGGTGGTTATTTTGGCTCAAGGTTAATGCGCAATTTGCGGGAAGAAAAGGGTTATACGTATGGTGTGGGTTGTTCTTTAGTATCGCATATAAGAGGCGGATATCTGGTCATTTCAACCCAGGTAGGGAAGCCATATTTGGCAGATTCACTAGCTCAGATAAATTTGGAAATCAACAACCTAAAAGATCAATTGGTCAAGGATGAAGAATTGTCATTAGTTAAAAATTATTTGTCGGGTGTGTTTTTACGAAGTTTAGATGGCACCATGGCTGTTTCCGACAGGTTAAAGTCTGTAGTTGTTTACGGACAAACAATGGATTTTTATAAAGACTATCTTCAAAAAGTAAAGAATACAAATTCATGCGAATTACAAAGTCTGGCTTTAAAATATTTTAATTCTAAAATGACCTGGATTACGGTAGGATAG
- a CDS encoding PKD domain-containing protein, with protein MIRKHILTLLIFCTLSTLNVKASHLFGGEITWTCIKSGPDIGKFQFTLKVYRDCNGIPFTPPSAIQVYGNPLVTSIPINPALMVVTDLSPTGCGFTCANPAAGATQEFIMKTNPVFLNGTPPATGWVFAIDDCCRNPLANIVGAGGFTIRAVMYPYNGQNMNPCYDSSPFFKERPNTYICIGYPYTYNPTAVDPELDSLYSDWTYPLEQPSSAPPAAFNAPIINFTPPYTVNSQLPGNVTMNHQSGEITFFVTTASGVTGNFATCLKVTAYKCNQKVAEIFRDYGVVLTTNCFVQNPPTINLPPAINLPFAGGTLKDTTVHVGDTVRFRIDATDFQKNIGSGAAFQTIRIDAYGDQFGTPINTNSGCQYPPCAKLDKLTPVISPLAAFINFEWVTTCDHIIKPSGCLRERNTYYFIIKAQDNYCPAPAISTITISVTVIQSKPLEPPHVRGASVLNTAGDVGLYWETPGVVNQLDTHHVFNSYQIYASNNYAGPYTLVDSVAGNKDFYKQKGDTITATQLNTLIGANANNAPVYFYVKTKSLCNGDSISVASDTISTMFVSSTIVNCETQLNWNSLFKHAYPGSAGLVYKIYREHPIGSSPVQIATVPNLWPTASYTDPFSKTVCRDSVKYYVSIDDTLIIIPTPTITRCVSKSNVIKRVIDNRFVANISPAGPTNLCPPNCVNITASANPSPACFTTSYLWSNGATTSSITACAAGSYSAVITQSPSGCTSTTPSHVVTLTPGPTANIAISGTSSVCPGDSVNLQFNFAGGAPYTYSYNVPGPGCVGTTVVNAVANSSPVIIRVPVNCNFNYTLNSVMGACAGTVSGSANATIKALPTASVVNTANDTICNGGGSTISLSFTGTGPWQYVVKSSTGPDITATTASNPVSINVSPAATTTYTLFSVKDACPGTVTGTRKIVVLPVPNATMSITGNDTICSGSSTVIRVDFTGTGPFVGNIKDNSTGVLTPVNTAASFITLSVSPSSTTTYSFQNFTSSGKFCPGTIANSVVVAVKAIPSANISSVTNATICKNDSVRMQVSFTGNGAPYTFGLVTNAGAPANINATANPYYFYVHPISNTNYIVTTVTDAFCSKTNINDTVSVTVNQLPTAVLSGTTTVCAGQQATLTINFTGTGPFTGSCVASTGGTINFNTSTNPYTFNVTPGATTTYSLSATINDAKCSNNTNPATAIVTVNALPQASISGNKTICTGENDTLLVNFTTGNAPWTFYYKDGLGNTFGPITTSNNPYKVVVSPTATTTFQLDSVFSGVCKGSVNGIGSVTVRPLPTATFTTNNDTICNGNATNLTIQFTGTAPFSYQLQGQAVQNAATNPVTINVNPTTTTNYTLVKVNDQLCSNTTSQQIKVTVLNLPTATLSTTTPNLCVGSSGSITISFTGNGPFTTAYSNGTVNTPVVSNTNSIVIPVSPTVNTTYSLVGNVNSMYGCNAPVNPATTTITVNPLPTMTISGNPIICESTSATFNIAFTGTAPFNYSYFNGTSNVNGTTSTNPLTVSVSPPVGTTTYTPVSINDQFCAGTSLNGSSVVKVNPKPTATLFGNDTICLGTASFIAVKFGGTPPFDYSYTTNGTSSGSLSSPVDSVSIPVAPTVNTTYILSTSISDANCSNSNINQSVYMKVTPLPTAAISGTNAICSGGSTNLTINFTGEAPYNYSYLAGGTTMGPFTTNSNSVTIPVSPTANTNYTLPATVTGNGCNGPASGNALITVNAIPQAVITTAKDSICKGDSTQLSIQFTGTAPFTYQLQGQGVSNATSNPHTFYVAPQSNTSYVLTNISDNNCPAVINQSIGVKVLDNPTATITTATPSLCNGNTGSITLNFTANGPYNVTYNDGTSNFPVTSTGNTLTIPVSPTTTTTYTLSGVVTGLLGCKTSATGSTTVTVHELPQAVISGNPVICINEIAPIQIQFIGTAPFNYSYQNNVTGQINNGTTSQNPLTLNLSPTTTTSYNLTAISDNNCPGTQISGLANITVNPLPQPVITGVNQVCEGTPSVLSTTLPYQAYQWSNTTTASTTTVTTTGTYTVAVTDNNGCKKTSPPFTFIAHPIPVVNFTNDTSKTCQVPRVNYFNQSLYQPGATFQWSLGENAVSNEVNPSHIYSQPGTYNVQLIVTNPFGCKDSVEKQVEVIFYPLPVAQFTANPMVTNIFNGPISFTDQSAYAVSWKWVFGEGDTLYDQNVTHYFPEIGEFPVKLMVENISGCKDETQEIIIINPFWLPNAFTPNGDGRNEVFFDPGFSMEYTGFNLRIFNRWGQMLFQSDSPSKPWDGSNGKGDIAPQGTYVYTLSVTNKGGKRHDFNGTVTLLR; from the coding sequence ATGATACGAAAACACATTTTAACACTTTTGATATTCTGTACGCTATCTACATTGAATGTCAAAGCAAGTCACCTTTTTGGTGGTGAAATCACTTGGACCTGCATTAAGTCTGGACCAGATATAGGAAAATTTCAATTTACTTTAAAGGTTTACAGAGATTGTAATGGGATTCCATTTACTCCACCTTCAGCAATTCAGGTTTATGGAAATCCATTAGTAACGTCAATTCCAATTAATCCTGCGTTAATGGTAGTAACTGATTTAAGTCCCACAGGCTGTGGTTTCACATGTGCAAATCCTGCTGCCGGAGCTACTCAGGAATTTATTATGAAAACCAACCCTGTATTTTTAAATGGAACACCTCCTGCAACAGGATGGGTTTTTGCTATTGATGATTGTTGTAGAAATCCGTTAGCAAATATTGTTGGTGCTGGAGGCTTCACCATCAGAGCGGTGATGTATCCATATAATGGTCAGAATATGAATCCATGCTATGACTCATCACCATTTTTCAAAGAAAGACCCAATACCTATATCTGTATTGGTTATCCATATACCTATAACCCAACAGCAGTAGATCCTGAATTGGATTCACTTTATAGCGATTGGACTTATCCATTAGAACAACCATCTTCAGCACCACCTGCAGCCTTCAATGCACCAATAATAAATTTTACACCCCCTTATACGGTTAATAGTCAGTTGCCCGGTAATGTTACCATGAATCATCAGTCGGGCGAGATTACTTTTTTTGTGACTACAGCTTCTGGAGTAACCGGAAATTTTGCTACTTGTTTAAAAGTTACGGCTTATAAATGTAATCAAAAAGTTGCAGAAATCTTCAGGGATTATGGGGTTGTGCTAACGACTAATTGTTTTGTACAAAATCCACCAACAATTAATCTTCCGCCTGCCATTAATTTACCGTTTGCAGGTGGAACTTTGAAAGATACAACGGTTCATGTTGGTGATACTGTCAGGTTCAGGATAGATGCTACGGATTTTCAAAAGAACATTGGTTCCGGAGCTGCATTTCAAACCATTAGAATTGATGCCTATGGAGATCAGTTTGGAACCCCTATAAATACCAATAGCGGGTGTCAATATCCACCATGTGCCAAATTAGATAAGCTTACACCCGTAATTTCACCTTTAGCAGCTTTTATCAATTTTGAATGGGTCACTACGTGCGATCATATTATTAAACCCTCGGGGTGTTTGCGCGAAAGAAACACCTATTATTTTATCATAAAAGCACAAGATAACTATTGCCCTGCACCTGCCATAAGTACGATTACAATAAGTGTTACAGTAATTCAATCCAAACCATTAGAACCACCACATGTTCGAGGGGCTTCCGTTTTAAATACTGCTGGTGATGTGGGTCTTTATTGGGAAACACCCGGTGTGGTAAATCAGCTTGATACACATCATGTATTCAATTCTTATCAGATTTATGCATCAAATAATTATGCTGGTCCCTACACATTGGTTGATTCAGTTGCAGGAAACAAAGATTTTTACAAACAAAAAGGTGATACAATTACGGCAACACAGCTGAATACATTAATTGGTGCAAATGCAAATAATGCTCCTGTTTATTTTTATGTCAAAACAAAGTCTTTGTGTAATGGTGATAGCATTTCTGTCGCTTCTGACACTATCAGTACCATGTTTGTCAGCAGCACTATTGTCAACTGTGAAACACAATTAAATTGGAATTCTTTATTTAAGCATGCATATCCCGGGTCAGCAGGATTAGTCTATAAAATTTATCGGGAACATCCCATTGGCTCATCTCCTGTTCAAATTGCAACAGTACCTAATCTTTGGCCTACTGCTAGTTATACCGATCCTTTTTCTAAAACAGTATGTCGTGATAGTGTGAAATATTATGTATCCATTGATGATACACTTATCATTATTCCAACACCTACAATTACCAGATGTGTCTCAAAATCAAATGTCATAAAGAGAGTAATAGATAATAGATTCGTAGCAAATATTTCACCGGCAGGACCAACAAATCTTTGTCCACCCAATTGTGTCAATATAACGGCATCTGCAAATCCAAGTCCTGCATGTTTTACAACTTCTTATTTATGGAGTAATGGTGCAACAACATCAAGTATTACTGCATGTGCTGCCGGAAGTTATTCTGCCGTCATCACACAAAGTCCCAGTGGGTGTACGAGTACGACCCCATCACACGTTGTAACTTTAACACCGGGTCCTACTGCAAATATTGCAATTTCGGGTACAAGTAGTGTTTGCCCCGGTGATAGCGTCAATCTTCAATTTAATTTTGCAGGAGGTGCGCCTTATACTTATAGCTATAATGTTCCCGGTCCGGGCTGTGTTGGAACAACAGTTGTAAATGCTGTAGCCAATTCATCACCGGTAATAATACGAGTGCCTGTTAATTGTAATTTTAACTATACTCTCAATTCTGTAATGGGTGCATGCGCAGGCACTGTGAGTGGTAGTGCAAATGCAACAATTAAAGCATTGCCAACTGCAAGTGTTGTAAATACTGCAAATGATACCATCTGTAATGGAGGAGGTTCAACCATATCACTTTCATTTACAGGTACAGGGCCTTGGCAATATGTTGTTAAAAGCAGCACAGGTCCTGATATTACAGCAACTACAGCTTCAAACCCTGTTTCAATAAATGTTTCGCCAGCTGCCACAACAACATACACATTATTTAGTGTTAAGGATGCATGTCCGGGAACAGTTACAGGAACTAGAAAAATTGTTGTTCTTCCTGTGCCAAATGCTACCATGTCCATTACAGGAAATGATACTATCTGTAGCGGCAGTTCAACAGTTATTCGTGTTGATTTTACCGGAACAGGTCCTTTCGTTGGCAATATTAAAGACAACTCAACAGGAGTTTTAACACCAGTAAATACTGCTGCATCATTTATTACACTAAGTGTATCACCAAGTTCAACCACTACTTATTCGTTCCAAAATTTTACCAGTTCAGGCAAGTTTTGTCCAGGTACTATTGCAAATAGCGTTGTTGTTGCTGTAAAAGCAATTCCGTCTGCTAACATTTCAAGTGTTACCAATGCAACAATTTGTAAGAATGACAGTGTGCGGATGCAGGTTAGTTTTACAGGTAATGGTGCCCCATACACATTTGGTTTGGTAACCAATGCTGGTGCACCGGCAAATATAAATGCCACTGCCAATCCATATTATTTTTATGTACATCCAATCAGTAACACAAATTATATAGTAACAACAGTAACAGACGCATTTTGCAGTAAGACAAATATTAATGATACTGTTTCTGTAACAGTAAATCAATTGCCTACTGCAGTTCTTTCCGGAACAACAACAGTATGTGCGGGACAACAAGCTACATTAACAATCAATTTTACCGGAACAGGTCCATTTACAGGAAGCTGTGTTGCAAGTACGGGCGGAACAATTAATTTTAATACCTCAACAAATCCATATACATTTAATGTTACACCGGGTGCAACGACTACCTATTCACTAAGTGCTACAATAAATGATGCAAAGTGTTCTAATAATACTAATCCGGCAACAGCCATAGTGACGGTTAATGCATTACCTCAGGCATCAATTAGCGGGAATAAAACAATCTGTACTGGAGAAAATGATACCTTGCTGGTAAACTTCACTACAGGCAATGCACCTTGGACATTCTATTATAAAGATGGATTAGGCAACACTTTTGGTCCAATTACGACCAGCAATAATCCATATAAAGTTGTAGTTAGTCCAACAGCTACAACAACATTTCAACTTGATTCTGTGTTTAGCGGAGTTTGTAAAGGAAGTGTCAATGGCATTGGTAGTGTCACTGTAAGACCATTGCCAACAGCAACATTTACAACGAATAACGATACCATTTGTAATGGCAATGCCACTAACTTAACAATTCAGTTCACAGGTACAGCCCCATTCAGTTATCAGTTGCAAGGACAAGCAGTTCAGAATGCGGCCACCAATCCTGTTACAATTAATGTTAATCCAACAACTACTACAAATTACACATTGGTTAAGGTAAATGATCAGCTTTGTTCAAATACAACAAGCCAGCAAATAAAAGTTACTGTGCTGAATTTACCGACAGCAACACTTTCAACAACTACTCCAAATTTATGTGTAGGTTCCAGCGGAAGCATTACCATAAGCTTTACAGGTAACGGACCTTTCACTACAGCCTACTCAAACGGAACTGTGAACACACCTGTAGTAAGCAATACAAATTCTATTGTAATTCCGGTTTCACCAACAGTTAACACAACATATTCATTAGTTGGAAACGTCAATAGCATGTATGGTTGTAATGCACCTGTCAATCCGGCAACTACAACAATTACTGTAAACCCGTTGCCAACAATGACCATTAGCGGCAATCCAATTATATGTGAAAGTACATCTGCAACCTTCAACATTGCATTTACAGGTACAGCACCTTTTAACTACAGCTATTTTAATGGAACATCTAATGTGAATGGAACAACAAGTACAAATCCATTAACTGTATCGGTGAGTCCTCCAGTAGGTACAACAACTTATACACCTGTTAGTATTAACGACCAATTTTGCGCAGGAACATCTTTAAATGGATCTTCAGTTGTAAAAGTTAATCCTAAACCTACTGCCACATTGTTTGGTAATGATACTATTTGTTTAGGCACAGCATCATTCATTGCAGTAAAGTTTGGGGGAACACCACCGTTCGATTACAGCTATACAACTAATGGAACTTCATCAGGAAGCCTATCCTCTCCGGTTGACTCTGTATCTATTCCTGTTGCACCCACTGTTAATACTACCTATATTCTGTCAACAAGTATTTCTGATGCAAACTGTTCAAACAGCAATATCAATCAATCAGTTTATATGAAGGTTACACCGCTGCCTACAGCAGCTATTAGTGGAACCAATGCAATATGCAGTGGTGGCTCTACAAACCTCACTATTAATTTTACGGGAGAAGCACCTTATAACTATTCTTATTTAGCAGGTGGAACTACCATGGGTCCATTTACAACCAATAGCAATTCTGTGACAATTCCTGTGAGCCCAACAGCCAATACAAATTATACTTTGCCTGCAACAGTTACTGGAAATGGATGTAATGGACCGGCTTCAGGTAATGCGTTAATTACAGTTAATGCTATTCCGCAGGCAGTAATTACAACAGCAAAAGATTCAATCTGTAAAGGCGATAGTACTCAATTGTCAATTCAATTTACAGGGACAGCACCATTTACTTATCAGTTACAGGGTCAAGGAGTTTCTAATGCAACTTCAAATCCACATACATTCTATGTAGCGCCTCAAAGCAATACATCATATGTGCTGACAAACATTTCGGATAATAACTGCCCTGCAGTAATTAATCAAAGTATAGGAGTTAAAGTGTTGGATAATCCAACAGCTACCATCACAACAGCAACACCTTCATTGTGTAATGGAAATACAGGAAGCATTACCCTAAACTTTACTGCAAATGGGCCTTATAATGTAACTTACAATGATGGAACATCAAACTTCCCTGTAACATCCACAGGAAATACTTTGACAATTCCCGTTTCACCAACAACAACAACAACTTATACATTGTCTGGAGTGGTAACAGGATTGTTAGGTTGTAAAACTTCAGCAACAGGATCAACAACGGTTACTGTTCATGAATTGCCACAAGCAGTTATTTCAGGCAATCCGGTAATATGTATAAATGAAATAGCTCCAATACAGATTCAATTTATTGGAACCGCTCCATTTAATTACAGTTATCAGAATAATGTTACAGGACAGATTAACAATGGAACAACATCACAAAATCCATTAACTTTGAATCTTAGCCCAACAACAACAACATCTTATAATCTGACTGCAATAAGTGATAATAATTGCCCAGGTACACAAATTAGTGGTTTGGCAAATATTACTGTTAATCCGTTACCTCAGCCTGTGATTACAGGCGTGAATCAGGTTTGTGAAGGTACACCTTCTGTTCTTTCAACAACATTACCTTATCAGGCTTATCAATGGTCAAATACAACTACTGCAAGTACAACCACTGTAACAACTACAGGTACTTATACTGTTGCTGTGACGGATAACAACGGCTGTAAAAAAACATCACCACCTTTTACCTTTATAGCCCATCCAATTCCTGTTGTTAACTTTACAAATGATACAAGTAAAACTTGTCAGGTGCCAAGAGTTAACTATTTCAATCAGTCGTTGTATCAGCCGGGCGCTACATTCCAATGGAGCCTTGGTGAAAATGCAGTTTCTAATGAAGTTAATCCTTCTCATATTTATAGTCAACCGGGTACTTATAATGTACAGTTGATTGTTACCAATCCATTTGGTTGTAAAGATTCTGTGGAGAAACAAGTAGAAGTAATTTTCTATCCATTACCTGTTGCACAGTTTACAGCAAACCCAATGGTAACAAATATTTTTAACGGACCAATAAGTTTCACTGACCAGTCTGCTTATGCAGTAAGCTGGAAATGGGTTTTTGGTGAAGGAGATACCTTGTACGACCAGAACGTTACACACTATTTTCCGGAGATTGGAGAATTTCCTGTTAAGTTGATGGTTGAAAATATTTCAGGTTGTAAAGATGAAACTCAGGAAATCATCATAATTAATCCATTCTGGTTGCCAAATGCATTTACACCTAATGGTGATGGACGCAATGAAGTGTTCTTTGACCCTGGCTTTTCAATGGAATATACAGGATTTAACCTGCGTATTTTTAACCGATGGGGTCAAATGCTGTTCCAGTCAGATTCTCCATCTAAACCATGGGATGGCTCTAATGGCAAAGGGGACATAGCACCACAAGGAACTTATGTTTATACACTTAGCGTAACCAATAAAGGAGGTAAGCGACATGATTTTAATGGAACAGTTACTTTGTTAAGATAG
- a CDS encoding NAD-dependent epimerase/dehydratase family protein, giving the protein MANNTIAITGAGGFLGKALTALLKKNNFEVICISRSTGVDITKAETLNAIPDFNCLIHLAAHTFVPDSYNNTAAFFSININGTLNALELCKQRNARFIFSGSYVYGQPNYLPVDENHPINMWNPYASSKIICEQLCHVYNKEFQVPVDILRIFNIYGPGQNASFLIPKIIEGVFKGQLNLETLTPKRDFVYVHDVCNAFLQCLLIHSEDHTFNIYNIGSGSSYSVQQIIDKVISFAALNPTITCNEKKRAVEVEDVKADFSKIKREKKWHPSVSFDQGLKDMIEIYRKENGL; this is encoded by the coding sequence ATGGCTAATAATACAATTGCAATAACCGGTGCCGGTGGCTTTCTGGGTAAAGCATTAACAGCTTTATTAAAAAAAAATAATTTTGAAGTAATTTGTATTTCAAGATCCACCGGTGTTGATATTACAAAAGCCGAAACATTAAATGCAATTCCGGATTTTAATTGCCTGATACATCTTGCAGCTCATACTTTTGTTCCTGACTCCTATAATAATACAGCTGCATTTTTCTCTATTAATATAAACGGAACTCTCAATGCACTTGAGTTATGTAAGCAACGTAATGCAAGGTTTATTTTTTCAGGTTCGTATGTTTATGGTCAGCCAAACTACCTGCCTGTTGACGAGAATCATCCAATAAATATGTGGAACCCTTATGCCTCAAGTAAAATTATTTGTGAGCAGTTGTGTCATGTTTACAATAAAGAGTTTCAGGTTCCGGTTGATATTTTACGAATTTTTAATATTTATGGTCCAGGCCAGAATGCTTCTTTTTTAATTCCAAAAATCATTGAAGGTGTTTTTAAAGGTCAGTTAAATCTTGAAACACTTACACCTAAACGTGATTTTGTTTACGTACATGATGTCTGCAATGCTTTTCTGCAATGTTTGTTAATTCATTCAGAAGACCACACATTTAATATTTATAATATTGGCAGCGGTAGCAGTTACAGTGTGCAACAAATAATTGATAAAGTAATTTCATTTGCTGCATTAAATCCAACCATAACATGTAATGAGAAAAAGCGTGCTGTAGAAGTTGAAGACGTGAAAGCTGATTTCTCTAAAATTAAGCGTGAAAAAAAATGGCATCCTTCTGTTTCATTTGATCAGGGACTAAAAGATATGATTGAAATTTACAGGAAAGAGAATGGATTATAA
- a CDS encoding thymidylate synthase — protein sequence MNQYHELLRHVMTNGVEKSDRTGTGTKSVFGYQMRFDLKKGFPLITTKKLHTKSIIHELLWFLQGETNIEYLKQHGVSIWDEWADAKGNLGPVYGHQWRSWSTPDGKEIDQISTLIDTIKNNPDSRRMLVSAWNVADISKMALPPCHILFQFYVANKKLSCQLYQRSADIFLGVPFNIASYALLVHMIAQVCQLEVGEFIHTLGDAHIYSNHFEQVELQLSRTPNALPTLQMNPLVKDIFKFKFEDFYFSDYQPYPAIKAQVAI from the coding sequence ATGAATCAATATCACGAATTACTCAGGCATGTAATGACCAATGGTGTTGAAAAATCTGACCGTACCGGTACAGGAACTAAAAGTGTTTTTGGTTATCAGATGCGATTCGATTTGAAGAAAGGTTTTCCACTAATAACAACTAAAAAGCTACACACCAAGTCAATCATACATGAGTTGTTATGGTTTTTGCAGGGTGAAACAAATATTGAATATCTAAAACAGCATGGTGTTTCAATATGGGATGAGTGGGCAGATGCCAAAGGAAATTTAGGTCCTGTCTATGGCCATCAATGGCGTTCATGGTCAACTCCTGATGGTAAAGAAATAGATCAGATAAGTACATTAATTGACACGATTAAAAACAATCCCGATTCACGCAGGATGCTTGTGAGTGCATGGAATGTTGCAGATATTTCAAAAATGGCATTACCACCTTGCCACATACTTTTTCAGTTTTATGTAGCCAATAAAAAATTGTCATGCCAGCTTTATCAACGTAGTGCTGATATTTTTCTGGGTGTACCTTTCAACATTGCTTCTTATGCTTTATTAGTGCACATGATTGCGCAAGTTTGTCAATTGGAGGTAGGTGAGTTTATTCACACACTTGGTGATGCGCACATTTATTCCAATCATTTTGAACAGGTGGAACTTCAACTTTCGCGCACACCGAATGCTTTGCCTACACTACAAATGAATCCGTTGGTGAAGGATATTTTTAAGTTTAAGTTTGAAGATTTTTACTTTTCGGATTATCAGCCATATCCTGCAATAAAGGCACAGGTGGCAATTTAA
- a CDS encoding dihydrofolate reductase, with amino-acid sequence MIISIIAAMDQNRLIGSENNDLPWHLPVDMKYFKDTTMGHYILTGRKNYESIPEKFRPLKGRTNLIVSNSKVQFPGASVISSIEEAIEIARKAGEKELFIIGGGQVFKQSMHHANKLYITLIHHQFNGNVFFPEINWKQWEIKSRKEVATDENNSYACTFIVAERITV; translated from the coding sequence ATGATTATTTCAATAATTGCCGCAATGGATCAGAACCGCTTAATAGGATCTGAGAACAATGATTTGCCATGGCATTTACCTGTGGACATGAAGTATTTTAAAGATACAACAATGGGGCATTATATTCTAACGGGTAGAAAAAATTATGAGAGTATTCCGGAAAAATTCAGGCCACTGAAAGGCAGAACAAACTTAATTGTTTCAAATTCAAAAGTACAATTTCCCGGTGCTAGTGTGATTTCCAGTATTGAAGAAGCTATAGAGATAGCAAGAAAAGCGGGAGAGAAAGAACTTTTTATAATTGGTGGTGGTCAAGTGTTTAAGCAATCAATGCATCATGCGAATAAACTTTATATCACACTAATACATCATCAATTTAATGGGAATGTTTTTTTTCCTGAAATTAATTGGAAGCAATGGGAAATTAAATCAAGAAAAGAAGTTGCCACTGATGAAAACAACAGCTATGCTTGCACTTTTATTGTTGCTGAAAGAATAACAGTTTAA